The following coding sequences are from one Poecilia reticulata strain Guanapo linkage group LG18, Guppy_female_1.0+MT, whole genome shotgun sequence window:
- the LOC103480319 gene encoding C-type mannose receptor 2-like: MQWNLFLFILTTQRCFMDCQLYEFHYINENKSWTEAQQYCREKHTDLVTVTNMKDMERLIGNSPGNMKEAWIGLYDQTHGTRKWFWSLPGVEFDESETNWNHGEPNDAGTENCGIVWKHLQWGDVSCNSPTQFICYDDNNTSKKFNLVEEAKTWLEAQSYCREKHTDLISGTKQLQDDELKKMLESKENHQYMFMGLIRDTWRWSDGSSFSFRHWNKKFDDEQNNSGQCAVTVFSDGGRWRNENCDEKKPFICYDDKVILISEKMNWLDALTYCRGHHHDLVTITTMDDQRWIQEKVKNASTYFVWLGLRFNCKLKFWSWVCREAIGYRTQTSGQTDGCNVSGAMETGGRHMWFQRNGGEEHNFICSKI, from the exons ATGCAGTGGAAtctatttctgtttattctcaCAA CTCAGCGTTGTTTCATGGACTGTCAGCTCTATGAGTTTCACTACATTAATGAGAATAAGAGCTGgactgaagctcagcagtactgcagagagaaacacactgaCCTGGTCACAGTGACTAACATGAAGGACATGGAGAGACTCATCGGGAACTCACCAGGAAATATGAAGGAAGCTTGGATTGGTCTGTATGATCAAACACATGGTACCAGAAAATGGTTCTGGTCTCTGCCTGGAGTGGAGTTTGATGAAAGTGAGACAAACTGGAATCATGGGGAACCCAATGATGCAGGAACTGAGAACTGTGGGATTGTATGGAAACATCTCCAGTGGGGAGACGTGTCATGTAACAGTCCAACACAATTTATTTGCTATGACG ACAACAATACTTCAAAGAAATTCAATTTAGTTGAAGAAGCAAAGACCTGGCTGGAAGCTCAGAgttactgcagagagaaacacacagaccTGATCAGTGGAACGAAGCAGCTACAGGATGATGAGCTGAAGAAGATGTTAGAGTCTAAAGAAAATCATCAGTATATGTTCATGGGCCTGATCAGAGACACGTGGAGGTGGTCAGATGgaagcagtttttctttcagacACTGGAATAAAAAGTTTGATGATGAGCAAAACAACAGTGGTCAATGTGCCGTGACTGTGTTTAGTGATGGAGGCAGATGGAGGAATGAGAACTGTGATGAGAAAAAACCCTTCATCTGTTATGACG ATAAAGTGATCCTTATCAGTGAAAAGATGAACTGGCTGGATGCTTTGACCTACTGCAGAGGTCACCACCATGATCTGGTCACCATCACCACCATGGATGATCAGAGATGGATCCAGGAGAAAGTCAAGAACGCCTCGACTTATTTCGTCTGGTTGGGTCTGCGCTTCAACTGCAAACTGAAATTCTGGTCCTGGGTTTGTCGTGAGGCTATCGGTTACAGAACCCAGACGTCAGGACAGACGGACGGCTGTAACGTGTCTGGAGCCATGGAGACAGGAGGACGACACATGTGGTTCCAGAGAAACGGTGGAGAGGagcataattttatttgttctaaGATTTAA
- the LOC103480320 gene encoding C-type mannose receptor 2-like produces the protein MKLNFFLLILLGYCCFMDCQLYEFHYINENKNWTEAQQYCREKHTDLVTVTNMEGLNRLLSKSPGSMTEAWIGLYDQTHGTRTWRWSLPGVEFNENETKWNDNEPNDNDIENCGFIVESLKWGDLSCNRQKYFICYNERKTSDKFYLIKQSKTWLEAQSYCRKEHTDLVSGLDQVTDEQLKNVLKSTNSLQDGLKYVFMGLIRDSWRWSDGSSFSFRHWNLQFDDEKYNSGQCAMTVFSDGGRWKNENCAERKPFICYDDKLILINKNKTWEDALTYCRENHHDLVTITNMDDQIWVQEKTKKATSPLVWMGLRYTCTLDLWFWVSDEVVSYKNWAKDEPMDDCDMSGAMETGGKYKWFKRNDADMFNFLCST, from the exons ATGaagctgaatttttttcttctcattctgTTGG GCTATTGTTGCTTCATGGACTGTCAGCTCTATGAGTTTCACTACATCAATGAGAATAAGAACTGgactgaagctcagcagtactgcagagagaaacacactgaCCTGGTCACAGTGACTAACATGGAGGGCCTGAACAGACTCCTCAGCAAATCACCAGGATCAATGACAGAAGCTTGGATTGGTCTGTACGATCAAACACATGGTACCAGAACATGGCGCTGGTCTCTGCCTGGAGTGGAGTTTAatgaaaatgagacaaaatggaACGATAATGAGCCAAATGATAACGATATTGAAAACTGTGGGTTTATTGTAGAAAGTCTAAAGTGGGGCGACCTCTCTTGTAACAGACAGAAGTACTTTATCTGCTATAATG aaagaaaaacttcagaTAAATTCTATCTGATAAAACAAAGTAAGACCTGGCTGGAGGCTCAGAGTTACTGCAGAAAGGAGCACACAGACCTGGTCAGTGGACTGGACCAGGTGACTGATGAACAGCTGAAGAATGTACTGAAATCGACAAACAGTTTGCAAGACGGActaaaatatgtgtttatgGGTCTGATCAGAGACTCCTGGAGGTGGTCAGATGGAAGCAGTTTCTCTTTCAGACACTGGAATCTACAGTTTGATGATGAGAAATACAACAGTGGTCAATGTGCCATGACTGTGTTTAGTGATGGAGGCAGATGGAAGAATGAGAACTGTGCTGAAAGAAAACCCTTCATCTGTTATGATG ATAAACTGATTCtgatcaacaaaaataaaacctgggaGGACGCCTTGACCTACTGCAGAGAGAATCACCATGACCTGGTCACCATCACCAACATGGATGACCAAATATGGGTCCAGGAGAAAACCAAGAAGGCCACAAGTCCTCTAGTCTGGATGGGTCTGCGCTACACCTGCACTCTGGATTTGTGGTTCTGGGTCAGTGACGAGGTGGTCAGCTATAAGAACTGGGCCAAAGATGAACCGATGGATGACTGTGACATGTCTGGAGCCATGGAGACGGGAGGAAAATACAAGTGGTTTAAAAGAAATGATGCAGACATGTTTAACTTCCTCTGTTCTACATAA
- the LOC103480321 gene encoding macrophage mannose receptor 1-like → MQWYLFFLTVMAQNYLMDCQLYEFHYINENKTWTEAQQYCREKHTDLVTVTNMKNMKRLINMSSGDINEAWIDAPYFLEWGDLSCNEQHNFLCYNENSSSQKYHLIYEAKTWTEAQSYCREKHTDLISGKKPLQDGEVNKWFNLTTANSKYIFIGLFSDTWMWSDGNSFSFRHWNLQFDNQRINSGQCAMTVFDDGGRWKNKNCAERKPFICYDDELILIKENKTWEDALTYCRTNHHGLVTITDSDEQRLVQKKAQFASTPFVWMGLHYACTLDVWFWVSDEAVSYENWNQDGVMDDCDMSGAMAMGGNHKWFKKNDTEKFNFICSLHPPEE, encoded by the exons ATGCAGTGGTACTTGTTCTTTCTTACTGTGATGG ctcagAATTATCTGATGGACTGTCAGCTCTATGAGTTTCACTACATTAATGAGAATAAGACCTGgactgaagctcagcagtactgcagagagaaacacactgaCCTGGTCACAGTGACTAACATGAAGAACATGAAGAGACTCATCAACATGTCATCTGGAGATATAAATGAAGCTTGGATTG ATGCCCCTTATTTTCTTGAGTGGGGAGATTTATCCTGTAATGAACAGCATAATTTTCTCTGCTATAACG AAAATAGTTCATCACAGAAATACCACCTGATTTATGAAGCAAAGACCTGGACAGAAGCTCAGAGctactgcagagagaaacacacagaccTGATCAGCGGAAAGAAGCCGCTACAGGATGGAGAAGTGAACAAGTGGTTCAATTTAACGACTGCAAATTCAAAGTACATATTTATCGGTCTGTTTAGTGACACCTGGATGTGGTCAGATGGAAACAGTTTCTCCTTCAGACACTGGAATCTACAGTTTGACAATCAGAGAATCAACAGTGGTCAATGTGCCATGACTGTGTTTGATGATGGAGGCAGATGGAAGAATAAGAACTGTGCTGAAAGAAAACCCTTCATCTGTTATGATG ATGAATTGATCctgatcaaagaaaataaaacctgggaGGACGCCTTGACCTACTGCAGAACGAACCACCATGGCCTGGTCACCATCACCGACTCTGATGAGCAGAGACTAGTCCAGAAAAAAGCCCAGTTTGCTTCAACTCCTTTTGTCTGGATGGGTCTGCACTACGCCTGCACTCTGGATGTCTGGTTCTGGGTCAGTGATGAGGCGGTCAGCTATGAGAACTGGAACCAAGATGGAGTGATGGACGACTGTGACATGTCTGGAGCCATGGCGATGGGAGGAAATCACAAGTGGTTTAAAAAGAATGATACAGAGAAGTTTAACTTCATCTGTTCTCTACATCCACCAGAAGAATAA
- the LOC103480323 gene encoding snaclec purpureotin subunit beta-like: protein MTANSRYIFIGLFSDTWMWSDGNSFSFRHWNLKFDNQRIKSGQCAVTVFDDGGRWKNKNCDERKPFICYDDSTVILINQKMNWEDALTYCRENHHDLVTITNMDDQRLVQQKAQFASTDFVWIGLSYACTLDLWFWVSDEVVRYNNSAQNEPMDDCDMSGAMETGGEYLWFKKNDTEKFNFICSKHPSGE, encoded by the exons ATGACTGCAAATTCAAGGTACATATTTATCGGTCTGTTTAGTGACACCTGGATGTGGTCAGATGGAAACAGTTTCTCCTTCAGACACTGGAATCTGAAGTTTGACAATCAGAGAATCAAGAGTGGTCAATGTGCCGTGACTGTGTTTGATGATGGAGGCAGATGGAAGAATAAGAACTGTGATGAAAGAAAACCCTTCATCTGTTATGATG acaGTACAGTGATACTGATCAACCAAAAGATGAACTGGGAAGACGCCTTGACCTACTGCAGAGAGAACCACCATGACCTGGTCACCATCACCAACATGGATGATCAGAGATTAGTCCAGCAAAAAGCTCAGTTTGCTTCAACTGATTTTGTCTGGATTGGACTGAGCTACGCCTGCACTCTGGATTTGTGGTTCTGGGTCAGTGACGAGGTGGTCAGATACAACAACTCGGCCCAAAATGAACCGATGGACGACTGTGACATGTCTGGAGCCATGGAGACGGGAGGAGAATatctgtggtttaaaaaaaatgatacagaGAAGTTTAACTTCATTTGTTCTAAACATCCTTCAGGAGAATAA